DNA from Tripterygium wilfordii isolate XIE 37 chromosome 4, ASM1340144v1, whole genome shotgun sequence:
TGGTGATtgactaattaattaaaaatatttataactgATTAAGCTGAACAAATAAGAAGTTAAATGGTGTTTACTTTAACCAGGCAGTGCCATACCCAACAGAAAATTACCAGTAATAACtaacaataacaaattttaACTGGAATAATGTCGGTTACAAGAACAAGCatattcttctcttctttttcattgtCTGTGTCCTAAAATTATCTACAAATTTCGAATCACCCTTTTGTCTTTCCATGTACTTGGAAAAGGCTATTGACTGCCGAAACATGTCTTCTGCCGTCTATAAATGTTTATGGTCGGATCTATGGACACAATtctttttgaaggaaaaaaagcaAATATACATATCTATGAAGAGATCATTGCATTATACTATAATTACTGTCACAATCAACTTTAGTAAAAGTTAAGAATCAAGGGCTTCAGCTTCGGAATTTGGATGCCTAAAGAAACTAGAGCTGGCATGTATATTATTGTCATTCTATCCTAACTTACCTCTGTTTTCTAATCTTTTCCTAAAGTAGAACCAGTGAGATTTAAATATCTAGAAAAATTAGTGCTTCAAATAGGTTACGGTTATATGTCAATTTTAGGAACTGGAAGTCTGGAACATCAACCCTTTTACATGTATGTACTTGTAGTTTCTCTCTACTTCTGGTATGATCTCCCACAGCAGGGGCCTGGGTGTGCATATACACAaaattacaattacaattacaattacatgtaaatacatatacatatgtgtaaacatatatacaagtaTTTCTTTTTAAAAGGGTTTTTTGAATCAATATTTCTAGATCTGTCTAACATTGCATgtgaaatcagattgctcaatcAAATCCTGATTTTGACCTTAAATTCAGCAACTATTTGAAaagtagaagaagaaagaggggtGGAATCGAAGAAGACTACCACCACCCACACAAGAAATGCCCTACTTGGGAGTCAAGTCAAGTCTCTACCATAAGATGTCTCCAGCAAGCCAATCTTTTTGTCGGTTGGATTTCATATTTAGCCAAAGTTGAAAAGGAAAGCTAAGAGACTGAATTGTGATGTGGACCAATTTGCATTAAAAACACTCCTTTTACTTATGTGGCTGTCTGTTGATCAATCTCTTCTCTGATGTTTACTCATCAACCTTGTTAtctatgagttgtaagtgtccTTGATCAAGAATTATGGCTTTTGATCTGTAAATAAATAACGTCAACATGAACATTACTAGAGCAAGTGTCTGTTCCTTGACATTAATCTTAACAGTATATGTGATACGACATCAACATGCTGAATGTACTGTAAAAGGAATTCTGTAGTCTATATATGCATTGTCATGGTAGAGCAGGTGAGAGTATGATCTTGTGCTCACATCTGTTGCAGAGAAACATATGAGGAATGTGCTCATCATTCGGGATATTAGCACATCGTGTGTGCTGCCAAACCTCGCAGATATCACACGAGATCATTCGCTCGCCATCATCCTCTTTAGCTCCACAAAGACAATCCACAATACTATTACTTAACCCACCTTCGTAAATTGCTTCATTGATCATAATCTCTCTATCTCTGTTGCTGCCCTGGAAGATGATTTTTCGACCAACTTCCACGACTCCAAAAACTAAATCCCTTCCCCTGGCATTCAGGTTCATTATGGATTCGACCACAAAGCTTCTCAATCCCCAGTACAACTCCCTGAAGTTGTTCTCAACTTCCAGCCTCAGCTCATCGAATGTCGCATTGTTTTTCAATGTGATGCATTCAAATGGTGGCATTGCCTTGTGAGTTCCATCTTCATTACTTCTGAGCATCACAGTGCAGTATAGCTTTAGTTTCCCTTCAAGGCCTAATTCAATTCTCAAAGGCATATCTCCACAATATTCTTTGACAAGGTACTTTGAGTCCAGAACTATCGTTGCAGCGACTTGTATTGCACTGATAATCCCTCTGCTCTGTCCTGGCTTTTGGTCCTTGAGAATGGACCTGTACAAGTAAAGGAGATCCTTCATCAGCTGAGACTTTGTGATTTGATGCATACCCTTCAAGTTTGAGTTGTTGTTCACTAGCAAAACATCTTGGCTAGGACATACAGTGGATATGTCTTCCAAACAATATTCTAAAACCTTGGTCACTGGATTCAAGCTGCGGCGAACCAAGTGATTCCCAACTATGTGATTTCCGAGTGATTTTAGCACAAAATCTAGTAAACCTGTGTCTCCAATATAAGCACGAGCAGCATCGCGAACCTCCTGCCTTGGAATCCATTTGAATTCAGCTCTTTTTAATGCTTCAACGATCACTCTAGTTGCCATTTCAACTCTCTTTAGAGACCACCTACAATTAGTTTCTGCGAAGATTCCTGCATTGAAGGAATCAACACTGTTTTCCTTGGGAAGGCGGGATTTGAGATCTAACATGAACTGGAATAAGTCACCAAGTGTTGCCACAGAATGTTCTGAGGATGCTTGGTACCTTGAGAATATGGTTGGTATGCCAATGCCATTGTCGGAATAATTGGTAAGATAATTATGTGCAAGCAAAGACAAGGGCATGGTTTGTATAGTTTCTATGGCTTTTTGGTACATCGGTTGAGTCACTCCGTAGCATCCGCGACCAAATTTGTATCCCCAGCGACCAAACCATGACCGACCATATGCAACACCATGGAGgagcctcaattctatgcttctCTTGTTTGACATGTCTTTCAAGCTCACCTCCCTGCAGACACACacaccaaaagaaagaaaaacagaatcATCAATTAAGACTATTTTGATCTTTATTTACTCAGGCGACGAGTAGAGACTGACCGTGCTCGCAATCCAGTGCACAAGCGATCCCAGAACTTCATGACCTGATGTCCAGCCAGTTCAGAGCCCATTTCAACACCATTGACACACAACAAATGGCCAAAACCATTAGAATGAAAAACACCATGCATGATATGACCCTGCAATTCCACTATGTTGGATTTACCCTTCATTAGTGTACTTGTAACTCCATCACACCCTCTCTCGCAGTTGAAACAAGCAGTCACTGTGTCCTTAGAAGGCAACACAAAGTGATACTTCTTGTTGCAAATCAGATTGTCACCCCAGCCTGAGCTATCATAGAGTCATCAACACTGTTAGGGAATGCAGTCTCTTACGAAATCACCACAAGCAATATATAATGTAATATGAAACAACAAACACTAGTACTTCACCGATGTATTGGCAGTGTTTGCAGTGGTGGTTGAGCGATGCTTCTGTTGGTTCTTCGACGACCAATAGCAGAACATGGAAAGGAGGGTGGCGATGGACTTCGAGTTGAAACGACCAGCTCTGCATTCCACTGCATAGATTTCTCTCAGAATGCCCAAATTCAAGGAGTGCCTTAACATTGTCCTTAAATGACCCATCAAACTCAGCTGGGTAACCACATTCACCAAATGTTTTGAACCTATACACCCGCTCACCACCTCTCTTCCTCCTTTTGCAACTAGTTTCTTCCAAATGTGACATGTGAAAATCCCAAGAAAGTTAGACAAGTGAAAGGTTTCAAGAGAGTTAACCAACGAACAATGACAATTTCCTATGCCTGGAACTAGATTTTCTGGGGACTCAAAAGGACCCTATATAAACCTGCGGAAGAACAGAGTAATGACTCACAATCTGCATGATTTGTTTCAAAACTAGAGTCCCTTGCATTTCTATCGCAGCAACGTTTGCCATGACAGGACTTTTGAAGTTAATAAATGGTAACATGCTTCGATCATGACACCATTTGGCCATTAAAAAGACTAAATGCAAGCGGCAAATTCTATGGTCATCAGGTAGATGTTGAATCTATCTTCTAAGAGACGAGACAAGACATAAACACAACACTTCTTTGCCAACTACCACATTGGAAGATAACTTTATCAAATCAAAGCTTCCTCCCATGACAACTTGTCTCTTAACATTTCATAATCACAACTTAATATGATAAAGAACCCTGCAAACGAAGCATCTTCAATATACGCTGCGAGGTCTACCTAGTCGACAACTCATTTACCAATAGGAAATTGAACTTATTATACCCAAATCACAAAaacagttataaaaaaaaacacatatctAAATTAATACTCGTGGCAATTAATGGAAGTTTAAGTTAAAAACCCATTAGAAATTTTACATTAGGAATCCAGGGTTACGCAAATAAAGAAACCCCAGACAAAAATGGAGAAGCTGGCTTTTAACTTAAATGAGCAAATTGTTTTTTAAACTATTAACAAACAATGAGTTAGAACATAAACCTATGGACTAAAACTGCAAGCCATCTCTTCTTTTATGTGTCCATTCCTTTCTCTGTCATCTGAATCGCGTGAGGTTGATCCGCATGTTAGATCTTGAATTTTGACCGGAGTAATTTCACTTGTATCAGAATCCATCACACTTGTATCCACTAATTCGCCTCTCACATTTTCAGAGCTGCAAACTATTGGGATATCTTTCTCATAGCCATTAGCCTCCTTCAAAATAGACGGACTTGACTCGGAacaatccatatccacatcttCTGCATGCTTTCTTGCAGATTCAAAACTAATGTCAATAGATGACATGCTTTCCCCTGTGGAAGCCCCACTTTCCAAATCAGCATCCACAATATCCTTTAAATCACTACTAACAATTCCAGAACTCACTCCTCCTGTGGGTGGCTCAACATGCAAACCATTTTCACACGGCAGACAACCAGAACCATTTAATGGAATGACCGCATttgccatagaaaagcatttgaTATCTTCTTTTCGACAAAATTCCGCTTCCCCATTCACCATTTGTTGATCCCCTTTAGTTGAAGATTCAACAAATCTAAGACACGAAGCTCGGGGCTGAACCctaacaaaaatatgaaaacataATTCGTCAGAAGAATGTAATTAGTATTAATTACCCAACTAAAGAAATAAGAGAGACTTTTCTTGGGAAGAAACATTGTTTAAAGACACCTGTTATACAAAAGCATGTATGCTCCTTGAGATAGCACCTCATCCAAATCAACAGTTGTGACCTGTCAAAGATACGTTAAGGGATTAGATGAAACTAGAACCGGGGACCTTAAACATAATAAGAAAATCCTAAAATATGTATGCACATACCTTTCCAGAATcaaatgataattttttgagAAACGCCAATTCATATAACAGATATGTACATAAATTACACAGGGTAAAAGAGTGGACCAGTTCTCACAGGGATATTGGGAagacattgaaaaaaaaaagtgaagccGGTATACAGAACTACTATACCACTTACGTGTCTCAAGGAGAGGGATAGAATACCTTGCAATCATCAATTCTGTGCCACCTTCCACAGAAATCCTTGGTATAACAGATGTAATGACCAAAAAATGATGCATTCAGCATATCCACATGAACAACAACTGCATAAAGTTTGTACACGTCTGTACCATATGTTTCATCACTCATATAGGGGCTAAGATCTAAAGTCTCGGGGAAGGTTACTCTTTTATTAAGTTTCCCAAATCTCCCACTCTGCAAAGATGTCCACACAGAATGCtttcagaaaagaaaaggctctttaaataaaacaatagaagaaaaaaacatatattatttGCAAAATTTTTGAGCATGGAAATAGCATTAGAAACCCTCGAAGTTGATGTTTCATGCAATAGGAGCAAGTAGTATTTTtggatattaaatatatttgactagaaccaaaaaagaagaagcatgggGCAGACCTGAAATCTTTTTAAGGCAATTGTAAGGATATTTGGAGCGTGCCGGATAGTAAGACGCTTCCATGCCTTGACATAGTCATTGCACCTGCAAAAAGAGtaaaatattatacatataAGATTAACAAAGGAAATCAGAAGCACAGCTTTAATAAGCTGCAACACTGATACAAAGAAGTTTCAAtgaaacacaaaaacacaaatatTATTCACGAAAAATTTATTAATTCACTGTAAATAAGAAAGAGAACTAGCTTTTAACAAGCCTCTCTAGGTCCTCATTTCCTATACATGAAAATTTGAGTTGGGAACAAATTCACAGGGAACAATGCCAGAGAACGATTTTGTGGTGAATGgtcaaaagaaagaagcaacTATTTACACTACTCCAATTCTAGTGATTCCTGGCCAATGGTTAATTGTCCATATCCATGTTTAGCAGATGGTAGCATAACAACTCGTTAGACACTGATCCTTCATAGCAAATTCCTAAAGGCCAACAGCAAAAGCAAAATAAGAATGACTAGTTTCGACAAACAAAATATAGATGTAGTCTTCAAGGTTCATTATTCCTAATTTTAACACTCTATCTTAGAAACTTAAAAATGGAGGCAACCAAGTTCACCAGGCCACGCCAAGCCACTGgctaagagaaaaaaaaattccaagcaTTATGCATCTTTACCCCTGAATCTAGAAAACGTaactgaaaaacaaaaacaggcaTCAAGTCAGTCATAAAGTCAGAACTCAAAAGGGACATTAAATGAACTGGTATGGTCAAATACTTCAATGAATGTGGCATTACTAATTGAAGAACACAAATATGTTATGTTAAGATCTTCACAATGCCAGAACACATTACGGCACATAAAGCAAAAAAATGCCGACAACAAAACAAGCAAGAAATGAATTATAAACTTTTTGCGCCCGAGATAAAATAACAGATAACCATACCCATCACATCTGTACATATTTTCTCCATGAAGCCACTCTTTGACCGTGAACTGATCAAGGCATTCCTCCAATGATGAAGCATCACCATGAATCTCGACAGTTAAATCCATCATATTTTCATACTGATTTGATATCTTATTGCAGTTTGTACATATCACCTGAACAAGgtcaaaaatagaaaacaaaaaaaaaatagtgagatTGAAGCTAATGGAGAAACAACTAGAAATTGTCACCagttttaattgtttttaataTTCCAATACAAAAAGTGGCAGACGGGGACGAAGGTTAGGGAGGGACAGAGTGAATATTCAGCATAACTCAGAAATCAAACCCAAGGTACAAAAAAATCGTACTTGTGACTTTATAGATACTGGATGAACACATTTTCTCAGATTTACTGCACATAATATTCCACTCCTAGGAACTTTACCTAATTCCTACAATAGCATCATCTACTATTATCATTCCATATAGTTCCCCTCTACGCCAGAAGTATAATACGGTCAATGGATAGATGGATGGCACTGGCACCCATATCAACCATTCTAGGTAATGACTCAATGAGAAAgttatagaagagctttttgaGAAATCGTAGCAATATATGGGAAAAGCCAAGTTCTGACTTCTTACTAATACCTATGTAAATTATTCCACCATAATGACTTGTTTACATACAGGCAGCAACTAAACTTCCAAAAATAATAAGCAAAACTATTGGCTTTGGTACATTAGAATACCTCACCTGAGATTGCAAGTGACCaccaaatatatgttgaataaGAGTTGTCTCTTGAGAGCTGGGATGAACAGCTTTCTCACCACCAAATTCATCCAGGCACACAGATTGCATTGCATCAATAGCAAATCTGCAATTAATAGAAAGGATCACAAAGGTGAACTCAATTTTGCACCTCACTAACATTCTTATTGCTTACCCAACCATATTCTatataaaaaaacaatgatGTCCTTGGATGTAAAAAATGAATCCAGTTATAGTGGCACAAACCTCATAAATTCGTGAGCATCCTCCTGTCTGCCATAGCCAAGATTGCCACCAATATTGGGTAATCTAGACAGAATGTTCATTGGTGAAAAAGGAAGCTGACTTTGGCTTGTTCTTTCAACATGATCTTGAAAATCACAAAGAAAGCACCAATCATTACGTctacctgaaaaaaaaaattaaaaaggaacaAAAGAAGCAGAAGTGAGAAAATGTTTAAGCACTGGacaagaaagggaaaaaaaaaaaagggcaagaAACAATTATAATCACTAAATTTACATTCTCTCTTATGACCATTCTCCAGCAAGTAGGCAATAAGAGGCCTCGTGTATGTGAGGCACTGTAGAACCACATTGGCAAAACAACTGCAAAAAAGAGGCAACATTAAAAAGGATAGAGGGAGAAAAACACTTAAAAAGAGCATCCATGTATGGTGCCGGTTTTTTTCCTTTGCATGCTTGGTTGTGCATGCATGCGTCTATTTACGAGCAAGAGCACAACCTCTGTGCCATGCAAGTGAAAGTATCTACCTAATGACAATAGAAATTTGGGAAGCATTAGTGTGGCTGATTATGTCTGCACATTTGAGACCGTGCTCACATAGCTTCCATGCCAGTGAAAGTATCCAATTGGATAGATTCAAATAAATAGTAAGAGCCATTGCATACCTGTTTCCACAATTTAAAAGCCCACAAGGAGGAAATCCTGGCTTCTCCCAATTGAAAAGTTTCACAAATTCCTCA
Protein-coding regions in this window:
- the LOC119997903 gene encoding ubiquitin carboxyl-terminal hydrolase 18-like isoform X1, encoding MHVNGVSLDLNWFLQLIFTVFIISFGLLHLVKNTASKYFEVDANFEGGEKGSDRGGNTMPGIPMKEDLPSCAVCGSPGSKKCSRCKSVRYCSSKCQTADWNSGHNKKCKDYGKENSTQIVTSYAGVKSFGLGKRTFSGIALVPNSGSSSHVKKPRKVYLQLPVCVLFPYEEFVKLFNWEKPGFPPCGLLNCGNSCFANVVLQCLTYTRPLIAYLLENGHKRECRRNDWCFLCDFQDHVERTSQSQLPFSPMNILSRLPNIGGNLGYGRQEDAHEFMRFAIDAMQSVCLDEFGGEKAVHPSSQETTLIQHIFGGHLQSQVICTNCNKISNQYENMMDLTVEIHGDASSLEECLDQFTVKEWLHGENMYRCDGCNDYVKAWKRLTIRHAPNILTIALKRFQSGRFGKLNKRVTFPETLDLSPYMSDETYGTDVYKLYAVVVHVDMLNASFFGHYICYTKDFCGRWHRIDDCKVTTVDLDEVLSQGAYMLLYNRVQPRASCLRFVESSTKGDQQMVNGEAEFCRKEDIKCFSMANAVIPLNGSGCLPCENGLHVEPPTGGVSSGIVSSDLKDIVDADLESGASTGESMSSIDISFESARKHAEDVDMDCSESSPSILKEANGYEKDIPIVCSSENVRGELVDTSVMDSDTSEITPVKIQDLTCGSTSRDSDDRERNGHIKEEMACSFSP
- the LOC119997903 gene encoding ubiquitin carboxyl-terminal hydrolase 18-like isoform X2, whose product is MHVNGVSLDLNWFLQLIFTVFIISFGLLHLVKNTASKYFEVDANFEGGEKGSDRGGNTMPGIPMKEDLPSCAVCGSPGSKKCSRCKSVRYCSSKCQTADWNSGHNKKCKDYGKENSTQIVTSYAGVKSFGLGKRTFSGIALVPNSGSSSHVKKPRKVLFPYEEFVKLFNWEKPGFPPCGLLNCGNSCFANVVLQCLTYTRPLIAYLLENGHKRECRRNDWCFLCDFQDHVERTSQSQLPFSPMNILSRLPNIGGNLGYGRQEDAHEFMRFAIDAMQSVCLDEFGGEKAVHPSSQETTLIQHIFGGHLQSQVICTNCNKISNQYENMMDLTVEIHGDASSLEECLDQFTVKEWLHGENMYRCDGCNDYVKAWKRLTIRHAPNILTIALKRFQSGRFGKLNKRVTFPETLDLSPYMSDETYGTDVYKLYAVVVHVDMLNASFFGHYICYTKDFCGRWHRIDDCKVTTVDLDEVLSQGAYMLLYNRVQPRASCLRFVESSTKGDQQMVNGEAEFCRKEDIKCFSMANAVIPLNGSGCLPCENGLHVEPPTGGVSSGIVSSDLKDIVDADLESGASTGESMSSIDISFESARKHAEDVDMDCSESSPSILKEANGYEKDIPIVCSSENVRGELVDTSVMDSDTSEITPVKIQDLTCGSTSRDSDDRERNGHIKEEMACSFSP
- the LOC119997841 gene encoding PHD finger protein MALE STERILITY 1, with amino-acid sequence MSHLEETSCKRRKRGGERVYRFKTFGECGYPAEFDGSFKDNVKALLEFGHSERNLCSGMQSWSFQLEVHRHPPFHVLLLVVEEPTEASLNHHCKHCQYIGWGDNLICNKKYHFVLPSKDTVTACFNCERGCDGVTSTLMKGKSNIVELQGHIMHGVFHSNGFGHLLCVNGVEMGSELAGHQVMKFWDRLCTGLRAREVSLKDMSNKRSIELRLLHGVAYGRSWFGRWGYKFGRGCYGVTQPMYQKAIETIQTMPLSLLAHNYLTNYSDNGIGIPTIFSRYQASSEHSVATLGDLFQFMLDLKSRLPKENSVDSFNAGIFAETNCRWSLKRVEMATRVIVEALKRAEFKWIPRQEVRDAARAYIGDTGLLDFVLKSLGNHIVGNHLVRRSLNPVTKVLEYCLEDISTVCPSQDVLLVNNNSNLKGMHQITKSQLMKDLLYLYRSILKDQKPGQSRGIISAIQVAATIVLDSKYLVKEYCGDMPLRIELGLEGKLKLYCTVMLRSNEDGTHKAMPPFECITLKNNATFDELRLEVENNFRELYWGLRSFVVESIMNLNARGRDLVFGVVEVGRKIIFQGSNRDREIMINEAIYEGGLSNSIVDCLCGAKEDDGERMISCDICEVWQHTRCANIPNDEHIPHMFLCNRCEHKIILSPALP